The Corylus avellana chromosome ca8, CavTom2PMs-1.0 genome has a segment encoding these proteins:
- the LOC132190514 gene encoding protein JINGUBANG-like produces the protein MEFYHGRRRSLFSFVDEERHAIVPSPSPSHVSMEDESPESPWTLSPLQTPSPTLLYHCIASLHRHEGNIYSIALSKGLVFTGSDSNRIRAWRQPDGIERGCLKANSGEVRAIFAYSNMLFTTHKDHKIRVWNFTASESDSFRCNKVSSLPKRSSFLLFPKRTKTHKHKDCISCIAYYHAEGLLYTGSHDKTVKAWRISDKICVDSFIAHADNVNAILVSQDDGCVFTCSSDGSVKIWRRVYRENSHTLTMTLKFQPCPVYTLALSSSFNTCFLYSGSSDGSINFWEREKMCYRFNHGGFLQGHRFAVLCLVAIEKLIFSGSEDSTIRVWRREEGSCFHECLAVLDGHRGPVRCLAVSLEMEKVVMGFLVYSASLDQTFKIWRVKVLPDEKRSSFDYLDQSDCRMSPVLSPSWVEKKLQVDHD, from the coding sequence ATGGAATTCTACCATGGAAGAAGGAGATCTCTTTTCAGTTTTGTGGATGAAGAGAGACATGCAATAGTACCATCACCTTCACCCTCTCACGTATCCATGGAAGACGAAAGCCCAGAATCACCATGGACACTCTCCCCTCTTCAAACCCCCTCTCCCACTCTGCTTTATCACTGCATAGCCTCTCTCCACCGCCACGAGGGCAACATATATTCCATCGCTCTTTCCAAGGGACTAGTCTTCACCGGCTCCGACAGTAACCGAATTCGTGCGTGGCGGCAACCCGACGGCATCGAGCGGGGGTGTCTCAAGGCCAATTCCGGCGAGGTCCGGGCCATTTTTGCCTATTCTAACATGCTATTTACTACGCATAAAGATCACAAAATCCGAGTTTGGAATTTCACGGCGTCAGAATCAGATAGCTTTCGGTGCAACAAGGTCTCCTCCCTTCCCAAAAGAAGCTCATTTCTTTTGTTCCCAAAAAGGACAAAAACCCACAAACACAAGGATTGTATTTCCTGCATTGCTTATTACCACGCAGAAGGGCTATTATACACAGGCTCCCACGACAAAACAGTCAAAGCTTGGCGGATTTCGGATAAAATATGCGTTGACTCCTTTATTGCACATGCAGATAATGTAAATGCAATATTGGTTAGCCAAGATGATGGTTGCGTTTTCACATGCTCGTCTGATGGGTCGGTTAAAATATGGAGAAGGGTATACAGAGAAAACTCTCACACCCTCACGATGACTCTCAAATTCCAGCCATGCCCAGTTTACACATTAGCCTTGAGTTCCTCCTTCAACACTTGCTTTCTCTACTCAGGCTCCTCAGACGGCAGCATTAACTtctgggagagagagaaaatgtgCTACAGATTTAACCATGGAGGATTCTTGCAAGGCCATCGATTTGCTGTTCTTTGCCTTGTGGCTATTGAGAAGCTGATATTTAGTGGGTCGGAGGACTCGACGATTAGGGTTTGGAGGAGAGAGGAGGGGAGTTGTTTCCATGAATGTTTGGCGGTGTTGGATGGACATAGAGGGCCTGTGAGATGCTTGGCTGTTTCTTTGGAGATGGAAAAGGTTGTGATGGGGTTTTTAGTGTACAGTGCAAGTTTGGACCAGACTTTTAAGATTTGGAGGGTTAAGGTTTTGCCTGATGAAAAACGCAGCAGCTTTGATTATTTGGACCAAAGCGATTGCAGGATGAGCCCTGTGTTGTCTCCCTCGTGGGTAGAGAAGAAGCTTCAAGTTGATCATGACTAA